In a genomic window of Cuculus canorus isolate bCucCan1 chromosome Z, bCucCan1.pri, whole genome shotgun sequence:
- the LOC104061482 gene encoding solute carrier organic anion transporter family member 4C1-like isoform X1, whose product MEGGDIENPVFEPPSPESGRQRQASPSGTDSPAEEGPCGWSSCAPEALQLCNNAEGYLAVYSLLAVFQGIVVNGLVNVSISTIERRYELNSSLTGLMSASYDIAFCILSLFVSFFGERGHKPRWLAFSAFLLGLGSLIFSLPHFISGKYHFGAKLEDTCQIPGASSTNFTCSASTKSSLHKYLLVFMLGQLLLGVGGTPLYTLGTAFIDDSVPKHKSSLYIGIGYAMSLLGPAIGFVLGGQLLNIYIDIQIPESTKLDQDDPRWLGAWWIPFLACSFAIWLLIIPFSCFPKHLPGTTKIQAEKISETHNDGSAALVENQNIGKSFKDFPVALLILLKNPVLMSLIIASSSEALVATGFATFLPKFIENQFGKTSSFSATLGGLVLVPAAALGQIISGILVSKCKMDCKSIIKFMTGTCSVALLFNSVVLFAKCGNEPFAGVSETYNGTGVLYDLTAPCNANCRCLRSMYYPVCGRDEVQYFSPCFAGCASHLFNNVKKTYHNCSCIGKPKRESDSEDFFYEAVPGKCPTQCKLLPFFLTFFFFAVVFTCMAITPTTVAILRCVPDKQRSFALGVQEVFLRLLGTIPGPILFGVAIDNSCTLWDFNECKTKGACWVYDNERMAYLLMGISHCNKDSSILCIQVLLAKSSRSSLCSRQDVCISLLQQVQTCHKRIQKWYLLYTLES is encoded by the exons ATGGAGGGTGGTGACATCGAGAATCCCGTGTTCGAACCGCCCAGCCCTGAGTCCGGCCGCCAGCGCCAGGCGAGCCCCTCCGGCACGGACTCACCGGCTGAGGAGGGGCCCTGCGGGTGGAGCAGCTGCGCGCCAGAGGCTTTGCAGCTCTGCAACAACGCCGAGGGCTACCTGGCCGTCTACAGCCTCCTCGCCGTCTTCCAAG GTATTGTGGTAAATGGCCTTGTTAACGTCAGTATTTCAACAATTGAGAGGCGTTATGAGTTGAACAGTTCCCTCACGGGCTTAATGTCTGCTAGCTATGACATTGCTTTTTGTATATTGTCACTATTTGTATCTTTCTTTGGAGAAAGAGGACACAAACCACGATGGCTTGCTTTCTCAGCATTCTTGCTAGGATTGGGCTCCCTTATATTTTCATTACCACACTTCATTAGTGGAAAATACCACTTTGGAGCTAAACTTGAAG ACACGTGTCAGATTCCAGGAGCAAGCTCTACTAACTTTACTTGCAGTGCCAGCACAAAGTCTTCACTTCATAAATATCTACTTGTCTTTATGCTGggacagctgctgctgggagttGGAGGAACTCCGCTATATACTTTGGGGACAGCTTTTATTGATGATAGTGTCCCAAAACACAAGTCTTCCCTTTATATAG gAATTGGCTATGCCATGTCACTGCTGGGTCCTGCTATTGGCTTTGTCTTAGGAGGGCAGCTCCTTAATATTTATATTGATATCCAGATCCCAGAAAG taCAAAGTTGGATCAAGATGACCCACGTTGGCTTGGAGCATGGTGGATACCGTTTCTTGCATGTTCTTTTGCTATTTGGCTTCTTATAATACCTTTTTCATGCTTTCCAAAACACCTACCAG GAACTACAAAAATTCAGGCTGAAAAAATCTCTGAGACACATAATGATGGAAGTGCGGCACTTGTTGAGAACCAGAATATtggaaaaagttttaaagactTTCCTGTGGCACTTCTG ATACTGTTGAAGAATCCAGTGCTTATGAGTCTAATAATAGCCAGTTCTTCAGAAGCTTTAGTTGCCACTGGCTTTGCCACATTTCTACCAAAGTTTATAGAAAATCAGTTTGGCAAGACGTCAAGTTTTTCAGCAACTCTTGGAG GGCTTGTGTTagttccagcagcagcactagGCCAAATCATAAGTGGCATCTTGGTTTCCAAGTGCAAAATGGATTGCAAAAGCATTATCAAGTTCATGACGGGCACTTGTTCAGTGGCCCTACTATTCAACTCAGTGGTTTTATTTGCTAAATGTGGGAATGAACCCTTCGCAGGTGTCTCTGAAACATATAATGG AACAGGTGTGCTCTATGACTTAACAGCACCATGTAATGCTAACTGCAGGTGTTTGCGTTCCATGTACTACCCAGTTTGTGGCAGAGATGAAGTCCAGTACTTTTCTCCCTGTTTCGCAGGATGTGCATCACATCTCTTTAACAACGTGAAAAAG ACGTACCACAACTGTTCCTGTATTGGGAAaccaaaaagagaaagtgattcagaagactttttttatgAGGCTGTCCCTGGGAAATGTCCAACACAGTGCAAACTTCTACCTTTTTTCCTGACCTTcttcttttttgctgttgtttttacaTGTATGGCTATTACTCCAACAACTGTGGCCATTCTCAG GTGTGTGCCAGATAAACAGCGCTCGTTTGCTCTTGGAGTACAGGAAGTATTTCTGCGACTGCTGG GTACTATTCCTGGACCAATTTTGTTTGGTGTTGCTATAGACAATAGTTGTACTCTGTGGGATTTTAATGAATGTAAAACTAAAGGAGCCTGTTGGGTTTATGACAATGAAAGAATGGCTTATCTTCTGATGGGCATAA GTCACTGCAACAAGGACTCTTCTATTCTTTGCATTCAGGTACTGCTTGCAAAATCATCACGATCATCTTTGTGTTCACGGCAGGATGTTTGTATAAGCCTCCTTCAGCAAGTGCAGACCTGTCATAAAAGGATTCAGAAATGGTATCTGCTATACACACTTGAATCGTGA
- the LOC104061482 gene encoding solute carrier organic anion transporter family member 4C1-like isoform X8 encodes MSASYDIAFCILSLFVSFFGERGHKPRWLAFSAFLLGLGSLIFSLPHFISGKYHFGAKLEDTCQIPGASSTNFTCSASTKSSLHKYLLVFMLGQLLLGVGGTPLYTLGTAFIDDSVPKHKSSLYIGIGYAMSLLGPAIGFVLGGQLLNIYIDIQIPESTKLDQDDPRWLGAWWIPFLACSFAIWLLIIPFSCFPKHLPGTTKIQAEKISETHNDGSAALVENQNIGKSFKDFPVALLILLKNPVLMSLIIASSSEALVATGFATFLPKFIENQFGKTSSFSATLGGLVLVPAAALGQIISGILVSKCKMDCKSIIKFMTGTCSVALLFNSVVLFAKCGNEPFAGVSETYNGTGVLYDLTAPCNANCRCLRSMYYPVCGRDEVQYFSPCFAGCASHLFNNVKKTYHNCSCIGKPKRESDSEDFFYEAVPGKCPTQCKLLPFFLTFFFFAVVFTCMAITPTTVAILRCVPDKQRSFALGVQEVFLRLLGTIPGPILFGVAIDNSCTLWDFNECKTKGACWVYDNERMAYLLMGISHCNKDSSILCIQVLLAKSSRSSLCSRQDVCISLLQQVQTCHKRIQKWYLLYTLES; translated from the exons ATGTCTGCTAGCTATGACATTGCTTTTTGTATATTGTCACTATTTGTATCTTTCTTTGGAGAAAGAGGACACAAACCACGATGGCTTGCTTTCTCAGCATTCTTGCTAGGATTGGGCTCCCTTATATTTTCATTACCACACTTCATTAGTGGAAAATACCACTTTGGAGCTAAACTTGAAG ACACGTGTCAGATTCCAGGAGCAAGCTCTACTAACTTTACTTGCAGTGCCAGCACAAAGTCTTCACTTCATAAATATCTACTTGTCTTTATGCTGggacagctgctgctgggagttGGAGGAACTCCGCTATATACTTTGGGGACAGCTTTTATTGATGATAGTGTCCCAAAACACAAGTCTTCCCTTTATATAG gAATTGGCTATGCCATGTCACTGCTGGGTCCTGCTATTGGCTTTGTCTTAGGAGGGCAGCTCCTTAATATTTATATTGATATCCAGATCCCAGAAAG taCAAAGTTGGATCAAGATGACCCACGTTGGCTTGGAGCATGGTGGATACCGTTTCTTGCATGTTCTTTTGCTATTTGGCTTCTTATAATACCTTTTTCATGCTTTCCAAAACACCTACCAG GAACTACAAAAATTCAGGCTGAAAAAATCTCTGAGACACATAATGATGGAAGTGCGGCACTTGTTGAGAACCAGAATATtggaaaaagttttaaagactTTCCTGTGGCACTTCTG ATACTGTTGAAGAATCCAGTGCTTATGAGTCTAATAATAGCCAGTTCTTCAGAAGCTTTAGTTGCCACTGGCTTTGCCACATTTCTACCAAAGTTTATAGAAAATCAGTTTGGCAAGACGTCAAGTTTTTCAGCAACTCTTGGAG GGCTTGTGTTagttccagcagcagcactagGCCAAATCATAAGTGGCATCTTGGTTTCCAAGTGCAAAATGGATTGCAAAAGCATTATCAAGTTCATGACGGGCACTTGTTCAGTGGCCCTACTATTCAACTCAGTGGTTTTATTTGCTAAATGTGGGAATGAACCCTTCGCAGGTGTCTCTGAAACATATAATGG AACAGGTGTGCTCTATGACTTAACAGCACCATGTAATGCTAACTGCAGGTGTTTGCGTTCCATGTACTACCCAGTTTGTGGCAGAGATGAAGTCCAGTACTTTTCTCCCTGTTTCGCAGGATGTGCATCACATCTCTTTAACAACGTGAAAAAG ACGTACCACAACTGTTCCTGTATTGGGAAaccaaaaagagaaagtgattcagaagactttttttatgAGGCTGTCCCTGGGAAATGTCCAACACAGTGCAAACTTCTACCTTTTTTCCTGACCTTcttcttttttgctgttgtttttacaTGTATGGCTATTACTCCAACAACTGTGGCCATTCTCAG GTGTGTGCCAGATAAACAGCGCTCGTTTGCTCTTGGAGTACAGGAAGTATTTCTGCGACTGCTGG GTACTATTCCTGGACCAATTTTGTTTGGTGTTGCTATAGACAATAGTTGTACTCTGTGGGATTTTAATGAATGTAAAACTAAAGGAGCCTGTTGGGTTTATGACAATGAAAGAATGGCTTATCTTCTGATGGGCATAA GTCACTGCAACAAGGACTCTTCTATTCTTTGCATTCAGGTACTGCTTGCAAAATCATCACGATCATCTTTGTGTTCACGGCAGGATGTTTGTATAAGCCTCCTTCAGCAAGTGCAGACCTGTCATAAAAGGATTCAGAAATGGTATCTGCTATACACACTTGAATCGTGA
- the LOC104061482 gene encoding solute carrier organic anion transporter family member 4C1-like isoform X4 yields the protein MEGGDIENPVFEPPSPESGRQRQASPSGTDSPAEEGPCGWSSCAPEALQLCNNAEGYLAVYSLLAVFQGIVVNGLVNVSISTIERRYELNSSLTGLMSASYDIAFCILSLFVSFFGERGHKPRWLAFSAFLLGLGSLIFSLPHFISGKYHFGAKLEDTCQIPGASSTNFTCSASTKSSLHKYLLVFMLGQLLLGVGGTPLYTLGTAFIDDSVPKHKSSLYIGIGYAMSLLGPAIGFVLGGQLLNIYIDIQIPESTKLDQDDPRWLGAWWIPFLACSFAIWLLIIPFSCFPKHLPGTTKIQAEKISETHNDGSAALVENQNIGKSFKDFPVALLILLKNPVLMSLIIASSSEALVATGFATFLPKFIENQFGKTSSFSATLGGLVLVPAAALGQIISGILVSKCKMDCKSIIKFMTGTCSVALLFNSVVLFAKCGNEPFAGVSETYNGTGVLYDLTAPCNANCRCLRSMYYPVCGRDEVQYFSPCFAGCASHLFNNVKKTYHNCSCIGKPKRESDSEDFFYEAVPGKCPTQCKLLPFFLTFFFFAVVFTCMAITPTTVAILRCVPDKQRSFALGVQEVFLRLLGTIPGPILFGVAIDNSCTLWDFNECKTKGACWVYDNERMAYLLMGISTACKIITIIFVFTAGCLYKPPSASADLS from the exons ATGGAGGGTGGTGACATCGAGAATCCCGTGTTCGAACCGCCCAGCCCTGAGTCCGGCCGCCAGCGCCAGGCGAGCCCCTCCGGCACGGACTCACCGGCTGAGGAGGGGCCCTGCGGGTGGAGCAGCTGCGCGCCAGAGGCTTTGCAGCTCTGCAACAACGCCGAGGGCTACCTGGCCGTCTACAGCCTCCTCGCCGTCTTCCAAG GTATTGTGGTAAATGGCCTTGTTAACGTCAGTATTTCAACAATTGAGAGGCGTTATGAGTTGAACAGTTCCCTCACGGGCTTAATGTCTGCTAGCTATGACATTGCTTTTTGTATATTGTCACTATTTGTATCTTTCTTTGGAGAAAGAGGACACAAACCACGATGGCTTGCTTTCTCAGCATTCTTGCTAGGATTGGGCTCCCTTATATTTTCATTACCACACTTCATTAGTGGAAAATACCACTTTGGAGCTAAACTTGAAG ACACGTGTCAGATTCCAGGAGCAAGCTCTACTAACTTTACTTGCAGTGCCAGCACAAAGTCTTCACTTCATAAATATCTACTTGTCTTTATGCTGggacagctgctgctgggagttGGAGGAACTCCGCTATATACTTTGGGGACAGCTTTTATTGATGATAGTGTCCCAAAACACAAGTCTTCCCTTTATATAG gAATTGGCTATGCCATGTCACTGCTGGGTCCTGCTATTGGCTTTGTCTTAGGAGGGCAGCTCCTTAATATTTATATTGATATCCAGATCCCAGAAAG taCAAAGTTGGATCAAGATGACCCACGTTGGCTTGGAGCATGGTGGATACCGTTTCTTGCATGTTCTTTTGCTATTTGGCTTCTTATAATACCTTTTTCATGCTTTCCAAAACACCTACCAG GAACTACAAAAATTCAGGCTGAAAAAATCTCTGAGACACATAATGATGGAAGTGCGGCACTTGTTGAGAACCAGAATATtggaaaaagttttaaagactTTCCTGTGGCACTTCTG ATACTGTTGAAGAATCCAGTGCTTATGAGTCTAATAATAGCCAGTTCTTCAGAAGCTTTAGTTGCCACTGGCTTTGCCACATTTCTACCAAAGTTTATAGAAAATCAGTTTGGCAAGACGTCAAGTTTTTCAGCAACTCTTGGAG GGCTTGTGTTagttccagcagcagcactagGCCAAATCATAAGTGGCATCTTGGTTTCCAAGTGCAAAATGGATTGCAAAAGCATTATCAAGTTCATGACGGGCACTTGTTCAGTGGCCCTACTATTCAACTCAGTGGTTTTATTTGCTAAATGTGGGAATGAACCCTTCGCAGGTGTCTCTGAAACATATAATGG AACAGGTGTGCTCTATGACTTAACAGCACCATGTAATGCTAACTGCAGGTGTTTGCGTTCCATGTACTACCCAGTTTGTGGCAGAGATGAAGTCCAGTACTTTTCTCCCTGTTTCGCAGGATGTGCATCACATCTCTTTAACAACGTGAAAAAG ACGTACCACAACTGTTCCTGTATTGGGAAaccaaaaagagaaagtgattcagaagactttttttatgAGGCTGTCCCTGGGAAATGTCCAACACAGTGCAAACTTCTACCTTTTTTCCTGACCTTcttcttttttgctgttgtttttacaTGTATGGCTATTACTCCAACAACTGTGGCCATTCTCAG GTGTGTGCCAGATAAACAGCGCTCGTTTGCTCTTGGAGTACAGGAAGTATTTCTGCGACTGCTGG GTACTATTCCTGGACCAATTTTGTTTGGTGTTGCTATAGACAATAGTTGTACTCTGTGGGATTTTAATGAATGTAAAACTAAAGGAGCCTGTTGGGTTTATGACAATGAAAGAATGGCTTATCTTCTGATGGGCATAA GTACTGCTTGCAAAATCATCACGATCATCTTTGTGTTCACGGCAGGATGTTTGTATAAGCCTCCTTCAGCAAGTGCAGACCTGTCATAA